A window of the Cumulibacter manganitolerans genome harbors these coding sequences:
- a CDS encoding ABC transporter permease: MSAPATTRDRVVAQARFDTGVLLRNGEQLLVSIILPAMALVAAVLLPYPALSGPRIDVVAPGVLALAVLSTSFTGQAISTGFDRRYGVLRLLGVTPLGRGGLLAGRILAVLVVELVQFVVLGAVALAMGWRPQPLGVLLAVVFWLLGTACFVSFAMLFAGTLRAEAVLALANLVWVLMLGLGTVLPAASFGAPWSTVVSLLPSGALGDGFRAALGEGVVDWRALLVLAVWTGLFAGLARRLFRWSD; the protein is encoded by the coding sequence ATGAGCGCCCCCGCGACGACCCGCGACCGGGTGGTGGCGCAGGCGCGGTTCGACACCGGCGTCCTGCTGCGCAACGGCGAGCAGCTGCTGGTGTCGATCATCCTGCCGGCCATGGCGCTCGTGGCGGCTGTGCTGCTGCCCTACCCGGCGTTGTCTGGACCGCGCATCGACGTCGTCGCACCCGGCGTCCTCGCGCTGGCCGTGCTGTCCACCTCGTTCACCGGCCAGGCGATCTCGACCGGGTTCGACCGGCGGTACGGCGTTCTGCGGCTGCTGGGCGTCACGCCGCTCGGCCGCGGCGGCCTGCTGGCCGGCAGGATCCTCGCCGTACTCGTCGTCGAGCTGGTGCAGTTCGTCGTGCTCGGCGCGGTGGCGCTCGCGATGGGGTGGCGCCCGCAACCGCTCGGCGTCCTCCTCGCCGTGGTGTTCTGGTTGCTCGGCACCGCGTGCTTCGTGTCGTTCGCGATGCTCTTCGCCGGCACGCTGCGCGCCGAGGCGGTCCTCGCGCTCGCCAACCTCGTCTGGGTGCTGATGCTCGGGCTGGGCACCGTTCTTCCGGCGGCCAGCTTCGGGGCTCCGTGGTCGACGGTGGTCTCTCTGCTGCCCTCCGGCGCGCTGGGCGACGGGTTCCGCGCTGCGCTCGGCGAGGGGGTCGTCGACTGGCGGGCGCTGCTGGTGCTGGCGGTGTGGACCGGACTGTTCGCCGGCCTCGCGCGGCGGCTGTTCCGCTGGTCGGACTGA
- a CDS encoding fluoride efflux transporter FluC: MPYTRQPSDPDAPSAVHAAHPSVTDVATVFAGGVAGCAVRAAVEVALPAGRGFPVGTLMVNLLGAMLLGVLLEVLLIAGDDSGVRRRLRLLLGTGGLGGFTTYSSFAVETVDLLRAGSIGTAVGYTAATLFGGVLLAWSGISAAQRLRGAR, encoded by the coding sequence GTGCCGTACACCCGTCAGCCATCGGACCCGGACGCGCCGTCCGCGGTGCACGCGGCCCATCCGAGCGTCACGGACGTGGCGACCGTCTTCGCCGGCGGCGTCGCGGGGTGCGCCGTGCGCGCCGCCGTCGAGGTCGCGCTTCCTGCCGGCCGCGGCTTCCCCGTCGGGACGCTGATGGTGAACCTGCTCGGCGCGATGCTGCTCGGCGTCCTGCTCGAGGTGCTGCTCATCGCCGGCGACGACAGCGGCGTCCGACGCCGCCTGCGGCTGCTGCTCGGGACCGGCGGCCTGGGCGGGTTCACGACGTACAGCTCGTTCGCCGTGGAGACCGTGGATCTGCTGCGCGCCGGCAGCATCGGGACCGCCGTCGGGTACACGGCCGCCACCCTGTTCGGCGGCGTGCTGCTCGCCTGGAGCGGCATCTCCGCGGCGCAGCGGCTGCGCGGCGCGCGGTGA
- a CDS encoding uracil-xanthine permease family protein → MALGIGWTQKGDGKHIPPGEVVKPDERLSWGRTVGFGLQHVFAMFGATFVFPLIMGLNPQFGIMMSGVATIIFLLVARGRIPSYLGTSASFVAAAAAIAAQTRSSGESYAATLTGAVLIAGVLLAVIGAIVHAVGGAVVSRVLPPAVTGAVVMLIGFNLAPVVAGTYWPQDQWVALATMVFVTVMAIASRGFVSRIAILLGLVFGTALSWLFDVVGLDYGRASATGEALPSGSDRLSLAAVKAADWVGLPQTITKPDGSTLAGPHLPIFSAAAILVVLPGVIALVAENAGHVKAVAEMTGQNLDTSMGAGFIGDGVGTAVSAFAGGPPTTTYAENIGVMAATRVYSTAAYWVAAGFAILLGFSPKFGALIAAIPGGVLGGITVVLYGMIGLLGAKIWVENNVDLGNPINLVPLAAGLIIGIGNVQLRLTESFSITGIALGTIVVIVLYHLARAIAPGELKRDLAAGVDADTVDTTVLALGDVRDPDGLEHSPWESRSQGPRRSAGPRSGGDVER, encoded by the coding sequence ATGGCGCTAGGTATCGGATGGACCCAGAAGGGCGACGGGAAGCACATCCCGCCCGGTGAGGTGGTCAAGCCCGACGAGCGGCTCTCCTGGGGACGCACGGTGGGCTTCGGGCTGCAGCACGTGTTCGCCATGTTCGGCGCGACGTTCGTCTTCCCGCTGATCATGGGCCTGAACCCGCAGTTCGGCATCATGATGTCCGGCGTCGCCACGATCATCTTCCTGCTGGTCGCGCGCGGCCGGATCCCGTCCTACCTCGGCACCTCGGCGTCCTTCGTGGCCGCCGCCGCAGCCATCGCGGCGCAGACCAGGTCCTCGGGGGAGAGCTACGCCGCGACGCTCACCGGCGCCGTGCTGATCGCCGGCGTCCTGCTGGCGGTCATCGGCGCGATCGTGCATGCCGTCGGCGGTGCCGTGGTCTCGCGCGTGCTGCCGCCGGCCGTCACGGGCGCGGTCGTCATGCTGATCGGCTTCAACCTCGCGCCGGTCGTCGCGGGCACCTACTGGCCGCAGGACCAGTGGGTGGCGCTGGCGACCATGGTGTTCGTGACCGTCATGGCGATCGCCTCCCGAGGCTTCGTCTCGCGGATCGCGATCCTGCTGGGCCTGGTCTTCGGCACCGCGCTGTCCTGGCTGTTCGACGTCGTCGGGCTGGACTACGGTCGGGCGAGCGCGACCGGTGAGGCGCTGCCCTCCGGCAGCGACCGCCTGAGCCTCGCCGCGGTCAAGGCCGCCGACTGGGTCGGCCTGCCGCAGACCATCACCAAGCCCGACGGCAGCACGCTCGCCGGGCCGCACCTGCCGATCTTCTCCGCCGCCGCGATCCTGGTCGTCCTCCCCGGCGTGATCGCCCTGGTCGCGGAGAACGCCGGGCACGTGAAGGCCGTCGCCGAGATGACCGGCCAGAACCTGGACACCTCGATGGGCGCGGGATTCATCGGCGACGGCGTCGGCACCGCCGTGTCGGCGTTCGCCGGTGGGCCGCCGACCACCACGTACGCCGAGAACATCGGCGTGATGGCCGCCACCCGCGTCTACTCCACCGCGGCCTACTGGGTCGCCGCAGGGTTCGCCATCCTGCTGGGGTTCTCGCCGAAGTTCGGCGCGCTGATCGCCGCCATCCCCGGCGGCGTGCTCGGCGGGATCACCGTGGTGCTCTACGGCATGATCGGCCTGCTGGGCGCGAAGATCTGGGTGGAGAACAACGTCGACCTCGGCAATCCGATCAACCTGGTCCCGCTGGCCGCGGGCCTGATCATCGGCATCGGCAACGTGCAGCTGAGGCTCACCGAGAGCTTCAGCATCACCGGCATCGCGCTGGGCACCATCGTGGTGATCGTGCTGTATCACCTGGCGCGGGCGATCGCGCCTGGCGAGCTCAAGCGGGACCTCGCCGCGGGCGTGGACGCCGACACGGTCGACACCACGGTGCTGGCCCTCGGCGACGTGCGGGACCCCGACGGCCTCGAGCACTCGCCGTGGGAGAGCCGGTCCCAGGGTCCGCGTCGGTCGGCCGGCCCGCGGAGCGGCGGGGACGTCGAGCGGTAG
- a CDS encoding chromosome segregation SMC family protein, with translation MPTYDRWSESVHLKSLTIKGFKSFASATTLRLEPGVTCVVGPNGSGKSNVVDAIAWVLGEQGAKALRGGKMEDVIFAGTAGRAPLGRAEVTLTIDNSDNALPIDYTEVSVTRRMYRSGESEYEINGDRCRLIDIHELMSDSGIGREMHVIVGQGQLDSVLQARPEDRRGFIEEAAGVLKHRKRKEKALRKLDAMMANLTRVSDLTDELRRQLKPLGRQADVARRAQAIQADVRDSRLRLLADDLATLMSTVEREVADESAMRERRAEVERELAERGRREAELDEALSADAPALAAAQDAHFQLSGIAERLRGTIQLAAERHRNLSAPLEDPASSRDPAELDRQAAVFAEELEKMKAALAADRERLEGIGEQKRGAEAELKTAEDRHVAAVRAIADRREGLARLVGQVNTLRARAGAAEEEIARLGAAHAEATARAAEAEGKLAHLQESIGDLDEGEHGLDERHEAAERQHAAAQAQARELRDAQREAQQEAKSWQVRRDALAVGLNRKDGTASLLEAGDRLPGVVGSLSTMLRVTPGSEAPVAAALGALADAAVV, from the coding sequence TTGCCGACGTACGACCGCTGGAGTGAATCCGTGCACCTCAAGAGCCTGACCATCAAGGGCTTCAAGTCCTTCGCGTCGGCGACGACCCTGCGCCTCGAGCCCGGCGTCACCTGCGTGGTCGGGCCCAACGGGTCGGGCAAGTCGAACGTCGTGGACGCCATCGCGTGGGTACTCGGCGAGCAGGGTGCGAAGGCGCTCCGCGGCGGCAAGATGGAGGACGTCATCTTCGCCGGCACCGCCGGCCGCGCCCCGCTCGGGCGCGCCGAGGTCACGCTGACCATCGACAACTCGGACAACGCGCTGCCGATCGACTACACCGAGGTGTCCGTCACCCGCCGCATGTACCGCAGCGGTGAGAGCGAGTACGAGATCAACGGCGATCGCTGCCGCTTGATCGACATCCACGAGCTGATGAGCGACTCCGGCATCGGGCGCGAGATGCACGTGATCGTGGGGCAGGGCCAGCTCGACAGCGTCCTGCAGGCCCGGCCGGAGGACCGGCGCGGGTTCATCGAGGAGGCCGCCGGCGTCCTGAAGCACCGCAAGCGCAAGGAGAAGGCGCTGCGCAAGCTCGACGCGATGATGGCCAACCTGACGCGCGTCAGCGACCTCACCGACGAGCTGCGCCGCCAGCTCAAGCCGCTCGGCCGGCAGGCGGACGTCGCCCGGCGCGCCCAGGCGATCCAGGCCGACGTCCGCGACTCGCGGCTGCGGCTGCTGGCCGACGACCTGGCCACGCTGATGTCCACGGTCGAGCGCGAGGTCGCCGACGAGAGCGCGATGCGCGAGCGTCGCGCCGAGGTGGAACGGGAGCTCGCCGAGCGCGGCCGGCGAGAGGCCGAGCTCGACGAGGCGTTGTCCGCGGACGCCCCCGCCCTCGCCGCCGCGCAGGACGCGCACTTCCAGCTGTCGGGCATCGCCGAGCGGCTGCGCGGCACCATCCAGCTCGCCGCCGAGCGGCACCGTAACCTCAGCGCGCCGCTGGAGGACCCGGCGAGCTCCCGCGACCCGGCGGAGCTCGACCGGCAGGCCGCGGTGTTCGCCGAGGAGCTGGAGAAGATGAAGGCGGCCCTCGCGGCCGACCGGGAGCGCCTGGAGGGGATCGGCGAGCAGAAGCGCGGCGCCGAGGCCGAGCTGAAGACCGCCGAGGACCGGCACGTCGCCGCGGTGCGCGCCATCGCCGACCGCCGCGAGGGCCTGGCTCGGCTGGTCGGGCAGGTCAACACCCTGCGGGCCCGCGCCGGCGCGGCCGAGGAGGAGATCGCCCGGCTCGGCGCCGCGCACGCCGAGGCGACCGCGCGCGCCGCCGAAGCCGAAGGCAAGCTGGCGCACCTGCAGGAGTCGATCGGCGACCTGGACGAGGGGGAGCACGGCCTCGACGAGCGGCACGAGGCCGCCGAGCGGCAGCACGCCGCCGCCCAGGCGCAGGCGCGCGAGCTGCGCGACGCGCAGCGCGAGGCCCAGCAGGAGGCCAAGAGCTGGCAGGTGCGCCGCGACGCGCTCGCCGTCGGGCTGAACCGCAAGGACGGCACCGCGAGCCTGCTCGAGGCGGGGGACCGGCTGCCCGGCGTGGTCGGGTCGCTGTCCACGATGCTGCGCGTCACGCCCGGCAGCGAGGCGCCGGTCGCGGCCGCCCTCGGCGCGCTCGCCGACGCCGCCGTCGTCC
- a CDS encoding fluoride efflux transporter FluC has product MSAPVFVLLSLAGGVGAALRLVVDSLIRAATRTHFPVATVTINLVGSFLLGLLAGAAAGHSIDDWYAVLGTGLLGGFTTFSTASVETVRLAIGAPRGHAALNVFGTLLGAFALAWLGILLGSARG; this is encoded by the coding sequence GTGAGCGCGCCGGTCTTCGTGCTGCTGAGCCTGGCCGGCGGGGTCGGAGCCGCGCTGCGCCTCGTCGTGGACTCGCTGATCAGGGCCGCGACCCGCACGCACTTCCCGGTCGCGACGGTGACCATCAACCTGGTCGGCTCGTTCCTGCTCGGCCTGCTCGCCGGCGCCGCGGCCGGGCACTCGATCGACGACTGGTACGCCGTCCTCGGCACCGGGCTGCTGGGCGGGTTCACGACGTTCAGCACCGCGTCGGTGGAGACGGTGCGGCTCGCGATCGGGGCGCCCCGGGGCCACGCCGCGCTCAACGTCTTCGGCACCCTCCTCGGCGCGTTCGCGCTCGCCTGGCTCGGGATCCTGCTGGGCAGCGCACGCGGCTGA
- a CDS encoding VOC family protein encodes MSIPSYGRAAPPSAPAIRATSVTVMSPAPRRLAAFYAALLSAPVTAEEPARPGEPEDAGWAQVSARDLTVNFEWERHWRTPRWPAQAGAQTSTQHLDLRVDDLEAAARWAVECGAVRAAHQPQDDVVVLLDPSGHPFCLFR; translated from the coding sequence ATGAGCATCCCGTCGTACGGGCGAGCCGCCCCTCCGTCGGCGCCGGCCATCCGCGCCACCTCCGTCACGGTGATGAGCCCGGCCCCTCGGCGGCTGGCGGCCTTCTACGCCGCGCTGCTGTCGGCGCCGGTGACGGCCGAGGAGCCGGCGCGACCCGGTGAGCCCGAGGATGCCGGCTGGGCGCAGGTGAGCGCGCGCGACCTCACGGTGAACTTCGAGTGGGAGCGGCACTGGCGGACACCGCGCTGGCCCGCGCAGGCCGGTGCCCAGACGAGCACCCAGCACCTGGATCTACGGGTCGACGATCTCGAGGCCGCCGCGCGCTGGGCAGTCGAGTGCGGCGCCGTCCGCGCAGCGCACCAGCCGCAGGACGACGTCGTCGTGCTGCTCGACCCGTCGGGGCACCCCTTCTGCCTGTTCCGCTAG
- the lysX gene encoding bifunctional lysylphosphatidylglycerol synthetase/lysine--tRNA ligase LysX, which yields MRSSSQGVASEVGRQPHSWQEGVAEGFGAIVTLGGFWCLMQVVFRGARWVQAVGEIFNFVAVPAQPNLFVGAVLILIGGALRRRLAAAYWLVIGYLLVMLVLSTVFFDYWRTTSGTEVLEAPASGGVNRWYVVELAGVVAVLAVLLAARRAFIARLAPGSQAGALGLLAGGLGTSVLVTFGLTALFPDTLQGWGEKLDWSIWRALGITFTFLTEHPAHHGHHWVATIGAVLSIGALFLAASTFLRTSRARQFMGPSDELKVRGLVGQYGEGDSLGYFATRRDKSVVFSPDGKAAVTYRVVASVSLASADPVGDRESWAAAIAAWTRDARTNGWFPAVLSASEDGARAYVQAGLKALELGDEAIIDVDEFALEGRNMRQVRQAVTRVRRSGYTLQIRRHHEIPAGEMAHLEALAEKWRGGATERGFSMAIGRLGDPADGRCLMVTAHDRDGEVRGLLSFVPWGMRGISLDLMRRDRLAVNGLNEFMVAGVLQAGHGLGIRRLSLNFAMFRSTFSEADRVGAGPITRLTSTLLSAASKVWQLETLYRSNAKYQPEWLPRYMCYDSGLSAARAMIAAGMAEGFLPAGKVPDQRRGPTRVSYGGRAMDFDDAVRRQDDELLQVAPPTRRMSQQQRVRRTKADRLRSAGMSPYPAAVSRDRSIPEVCAQFVDLPPDHRTGSVVAVGGRVRSIRDFGGLVFAAVEEDGARLQLMLDPASEGFRLWREAVDIGDQVAARGEIVTSRSGELSLRVLSWEMASKCLRPLPDPHSGFSDPEARVRQRYLDLIVNPESMWLLQARSRAVAAMRATLAGDGFCEVETPMLQPVHGGATARPFRTHINAYNADLYLRIAPELYLKRLCVGGMGKIFELNRNFRNEGADASHNPEFTSLEAYQAHADYTIMRALTQRLIVAAAVAVHGEPIAVRRHPDGSRHEIRLDGEWPVVPVHTAVARATGHQITPSTSAGELAEICAAHGLSVGHARSAGELVSELYEALVEGQTIEPTFYTDFPVETSPLTRVHRADPRLSERWDLVAFGAEIGTAYSELIDPVDQRDRLTAQSMKAAGGDLEAMELDEAFLTALEYGMPPTGGLGLGVDRILMMLTDGTIRSTLAFPFVRT from the coding sequence ATGCGCAGCAGCAGCCAGGGAGTCGCCAGCGAGGTCGGTCGGCAGCCGCACAGCTGGCAGGAGGGCGTCGCGGAGGGGTTCGGGGCGATCGTCACGCTCGGCGGCTTCTGGTGCCTGATGCAGGTGGTGTTCCGCGGCGCGCGGTGGGTGCAGGCCGTCGGCGAGATCTTCAACTTCGTCGCCGTCCCCGCGCAGCCGAACCTGTTCGTCGGCGCCGTCCTCATCCTCATCGGGGGTGCGCTGCGGCGGCGGCTCGCCGCGGCGTACTGGCTCGTGATCGGCTACCTGCTGGTCATGCTCGTGCTGTCGACGGTCTTCTTCGACTATTGGCGGACGACGAGCGGGACCGAGGTGCTCGAGGCGCCCGCGAGCGGCGGGGTCAACCGGTGGTACGTCGTCGAGCTCGCCGGCGTGGTCGCGGTGCTCGCCGTGCTGCTGGCCGCGCGGCGCGCGTTCATCGCGCGGCTGGCCCCCGGGTCGCAGGCCGGGGCCCTCGGGCTGCTGGCCGGCGGGCTGGGCACGTCGGTACTGGTCACCTTCGGGCTCACAGCGTTGTTCCCGGACACCCTCCAGGGCTGGGGAGAGAAGCTCGACTGGTCCATCTGGCGGGCGCTGGGCATCACGTTCACCTTCCTCACCGAGCACCCGGCCCATCACGGGCACCACTGGGTGGCCACGATCGGCGCCGTGCTCTCGATCGGTGCGTTGTTCCTGGCGGCGAGCACCTTCCTGCGGACCTCGCGGGCGCGCCAGTTCATGGGGCCGAGCGACGAGCTGAAGGTACGCGGGCTGGTCGGGCAGTACGGCGAGGGCGACTCGCTGGGCTACTTCGCGACCAGGCGGGACAAGTCGGTGGTGTTCTCCCCGGACGGCAAGGCCGCCGTCACCTACCGGGTGGTGGCCTCGGTCAGCCTGGCGAGCGCGGATCCGGTGGGGGACCGCGAGTCGTGGGCCGCGGCGATCGCCGCGTGGACCCGCGACGCGCGCACGAACGGCTGGTTCCCGGCCGTGCTGTCGGCCAGCGAGGACGGCGCGCGCGCCTATGTGCAGGCGGGCCTCAAGGCGCTCGAGCTGGGCGACGAGGCGATCATCGACGTCGACGAGTTCGCGCTCGAGGGTCGCAACATGCGCCAGGTGCGGCAGGCCGTCACCCGCGTGCGGCGGTCCGGGTACACCTTGCAGATCCGCCGCCACCACGAGATCCCGGCCGGTGAGATGGCGCACCTCGAGGCGCTCGCCGAGAAGTGGCGCGGCGGCGCGACCGAGCGCGGGTTCTCGATGGCGATCGGCCGGCTGGGCGATCCGGCCGACGGACGCTGCCTGATGGTCACGGCGCACGACCGGGACGGCGAGGTCCGCGGCCTGCTGTCGTTCGTGCCGTGGGGGATGCGCGGCATCTCGCTGGACCTCATGCGTCGTGACCGGCTCGCCGTCAACGGGCTCAACGAGTTCATGGTCGCGGGTGTCCTGCAGGCGGGGCACGGGCTGGGCATCCGGCGACTGTCGCTGAACTTCGCGATGTTCCGCTCCACCTTCAGCGAGGCCGACCGGGTCGGCGCGGGCCCGATCACCCGGCTGACCAGCACCCTGCTGAGCGCGGCGTCGAAGGTGTGGCAGCTGGAGACCCTGTACCGCTCGAATGCGAAGTATCAGCCGGAATGGCTGCCGCGGTACATGTGCTACGACTCGGGGCTGTCGGCGGCCCGCGCGATGATCGCGGCCGGCATGGCCGAGGGCTTCCTGCCCGCGGGCAAGGTGCCCGATCAGCGGCGCGGCCCGACGCGGGTGTCGTACGGCGGTCGCGCGATGGACTTCGACGACGCCGTACGGCGCCAGGACGACGAGTTGCTGCAGGTGGCTCCGCCGACGCGGCGGATGAGCCAGCAGCAGCGCGTGCGGCGCACCAAGGCAGATCGTCTTCGCTCGGCCGGGATGTCGCCGTACCCGGCGGCGGTCTCGCGCGATCGCTCGATCCCCGAGGTATGTGCGCAGTTCGTCGATCTTCCGCCGGACCACCGGACCGGGTCCGTGGTCGCGGTCGGCGGTCGCGTCCGCTCGATCCGCGACTTCGGGGGGCTGGTGTTCGCCGCCGTCGAGGAGGACGGGGCGCGGCTGCAGCTGATGCTGGACCCCGCGTCCGAGGGATTCCGGCTCTGGCGGGAGGCGGTCGACATCGGCGACCAGGTCGCGGCCCGCGGCGAGATCGTCACCTCGCGGTCCGGCGAGCTGTCGCTGCGGGTGCTCTCCTGGGAGATGGCCTCGAAGTGCCTCCGTCCGCTGCCGGACCCGCACAGCGGGTTCAGCGATCCGGAGGCTCGCGTCCGGCAGCGCTATCTCGACCTGATCGTGAACCCGGAGTCGATGTGGCTGCTGCAGGCCCGCAGCCGCGCCGTCGCCGCGATGCGCGCGACGCTCGCCGGGGACGGGTTCTGCGAGGTCGAGACGCCGATGCTGCAGCCGGTGCACGGCGGAGCCACCGCGCGCCCCTTCCGAACCCACATCAACGCCTACAACGCGGACCTGTACCTGCGGATCGCTCCCGAGCTGTACCTCAAGCGGCTGTGCGTCGGCGGAATGGGCAAGATCTTCGAGCTCAACCGGAACTTCCGCAACGAAGGTGCCGACGCCAGCCACAATCCCGAGTTCACGTCGCTCGAGGCCTACCAGGCGCACGCCGACTACACCATCATGCGGGCGCTCACCCAGCGGCTCATCGTCGCCGCGGCGGTCGCGGTGCACGGGGAGCCCATCGCGGTCCGGCGTCACCCCGACGGCTCTCGCCACGAGATCCGGCTGGACGGCGAATGGCCGGTGGTGCCGGTGCACACGGCGGTCGCTCGGGCGACCGGGCACCAGATCACGCCGTCCACGAGCGCCGGCGAGCTGGCGGAGATCTGTGCGGCGCACGGGCTCTCGGTCGGGCACGCCCGGAGTGCCGGCGAGCTCGTGAGCGAGCTGTACGAGGCGCTCGTCGAGGGCCAGACGATCGAGCCGACGTTCTACACGGACTTCCCCGTGGAGACCTCGCCGCTGACGCGCGTCCACCGGGCCGACCCGCGGCTGTCGGAGCGGTGGGACCTCGTCGCCTTCGGCGCCGAGATCGGCACGGCGTACTCCGAGCTCATCGACCCGGTCGACCAGCGCGATCGGCTCACCGCGCAGTCCATGAAGGCCGCCGGCGGCGACCTGGAGGCCATGGAGCTCGACGAGGCCTTTCTCACCGCGCTGGAGTACGGCATGCCGCCGACCGGCGGGCTGGGCCTGGGCGTCGATCGCATCCTGATGATGCTCACCGACGGCACGATCCGCTCGACCCTCGCCTTCCCGTTCGTCCGCACCTGA
- a CDS encoding carbamate kinase: MTAAAPTPGVSRVLVALGGNAMSAPDGSATEDDQTAALGQAAAHIADLVAEGVDVVITHGNGPQVGNLLATNEYALAIAPPASLAWCDAQTQATIGLTLMNALDGELAARGCRRPVVSLITRTLVDAEDPAFGDPVKPIGRYRPVAEARRFVGLGQTWKDYGARGWRRVVASPRPLEVLEAPTARSLADSGVVVVCAGGGGIPVVRRGARLENVEAVIDKDLASAVLAPVVGADTLILATDVEAAMIGYGGPDPERIGHVGLRRIRELEAQGHFAAGSMGPKVGAARSFVENGGRAAIITRVDLLAEAARRAVGEVGTVITAAGPAA; the protein is encoded by the coding sequence ATGACCGCCGCAGCGCCCACCCCCGGCGTCTCCCGGGTGCTGGTCGCGCTGGGCGGCAACGCGATGAGCGCCCCGGACGGCAGCGCCACCGAGGACGACCAGACGGCGGCTCTGGGACAGGCGGCCGCGCACATCGCCGACCTCGTCGCGGAGGGGGTCGACGTGGTGATCACCCACGGCAACGGCCCGCAGGTCGGCAACCTGCTGGCGACGAACGAGTACGCGCTCGCCATCGCGCCGCCGGCCTCCCTCGCGTGGTGCGACGCGCAGACCCAGGCGACGATCGGACTCACCCTCATGAACGCGCTGGACGGCGAGCTCGCCGCCAGGGGCTGCCGGCGTCCGGTCGTCTCGCTGATCACCCGCACGCTGGTGGACGCCGAAGACCCGGCGTTCGGTGATCCGGTGAAGCCGATCGGCCGGTACCGGCCGGTCGCCGAGGCACGGCGCTTCGTCGGCCTCGGGCAGACGTGGAAGGACTACGGGGCCCGGGGCTGGCGGCGGGTCGTCGCGAGCCCGCGCCCACTGGAGGTCCTCGAGGCGCCGACGGCCCGGTCCCTGGCCGACTCCGGCGTCGTCGTGGTGTGCGCGGGCGGCGGCGGGATTCCCGTCGTACGCCGGGGCGCGCGTCTGGAGAATGTCGAGGCGGTCATCGACAAGGATCTCGCCTCCGCCGTCCTCGCGCCGGTCGTCGGGGCCGACACGCTGATCCTCGCCACCGACGTCGAGGCCGCGATGATCGGCTACGGCGGGCCGGATCCCGAACGGATCGGTCACGTGGGGCTGCGGAGGATCCGCGAGCTCGAGGCGCAGGGGCACTTCGCGGCCGGGTCCATGGGGCCGAAGGTCGGTGCCGCGCGCAGCTTCGTCGAGAACGGCGGACGCGCGGCGATCATCACCCGCGTGGACCTGCTCGCCGAGGCGGCGCGGCGCGCCGTCGGCGAGGTCGGCACGGTCATCACCGCCGCGGGCCCGGCCGCGTAG
- a CDS encoding ABC transporter ATP-binding protein, producing the protein MATAVRISRVSKRYGDVRAVEGMTWTAPSGRITAVLGPNGAGKTTTMECLEGLIEPTSGEVEVLGRDPWNAGPEHRAEVGVMLQDGGLPNGTTPLRLLRHLASFYVAPLPVADLVRDLGIDAFGGTTIRRLSGGQRQRVALAAALIGDPQVLFLDEPTAGLDPHARLDVWQLIAAARERGKTVVVTTHSFEEAERLADRIVIIHRGAVAAAGTVDEIRGVRSLEDVYFELTAKAGR; encoded by the coding sequence GTGGCGACAGCGGTGCGGATCAGTCGGGTAAGCAAGCGTTACGGCGACGTACGCGCCGTCGAGGGCATGACCTGGACGGCTCCCTCGGGCCGGATCACCGCCGTGCTGGGACCCAACGGCGCCGGGAAGACCACCACGATGGAGTGCCTGGAGGGCCTGATCGAGCCGACCTCGGGGGAGGTCGAGGTCCTGGGCCGCGACCCGTGGAACGCCGGTCCCGAGCACCGCGCCGAGGTGGGCGTGATGCTGCAGGACGGCGGCCTGCCCAACGGGACCACGCCGCTGCGGCTGCTGCGGCACCTCGCCTCCTTCTACGTGGCCCCGCTGCCGGTCGCCGACCTGGTGCGTGACCTCGGGATCGACGCCTTCGGAGGGACGACGATCCGCCGGCTGTCCGGTGGGCAGCGGCAGCGGGTGGCGCTGGCCGCCGCGTTGATCGGCGATCCGCAGGTGCTGTTCCTCGACGAGCCCACGGCGGGTCTCGACCCGCACGCGCGTCTCGACGTGTGGCAGCTCATCGCTGCCGCGCGCGAGCGGGGCAAGACGGTCGTCGTCACGACGCATTCCTTCGAGGAGGCCGAACGGCTCGCCGACCGGATCGTGATCATCCATCGCGGTGCGGTGGCCGCGGCCGGCACGGTCGACGAGATCCGGGGTGTGCGAAGCCTGGAAGACGTGTACTTCGAGCTGACCGCGAAGGCCGGCCGATGA